The Arachis ipaensis cultivar K30076 chromosome B05, Araip1.1, whole genome shotgun sequence nucleotide sequence ttttcgaaaaatattagcTGATCAAcacttttttcttaattttatcttatatttaaATTAACATTAACTAACTCGCTGTCTTTCTACACTAAAAATATTGGCCCCTTAATATTATTTTGCTTCACGGATATCTTTATATTTATATCTTCATTTCACATTCTCGTCATAAGATCATATTCTTACAAGAAACTTATCGCTTAATTCCCACCTTCCTTTCTCATCCGAACTCTTTGAGTTTGAAATGGCCACAAACATTTGGCATGCGAAATGGAAACAAGTGGAAGAAAACGATCAGgacgaagatgaagatgaagaactGGAAGCATTGTCACTTTGTGATCTTCCGGTGAATTCAATCGAACAAGAAGATCTGCCAAGAAAACCACCAGCTTCTCAGATAAGCGAAACTAGAGAAGCGGAATTCGATTTCTGCTCATGGGGTGGCCCGGTAGAAATGTGTTCAGCAGATGAAGTTTTCTTCCAAGGCCAAATGCTCCCATTGTGTGTCTCATCAAAATCCACCACTTCCCAGCGTTATGGCCAGAAACATGAGTGGCTATTTGAATCAAGGTCAGAATCCATGGACCATTTTTCTTCAAGCGAGTTTCATAGCAGTAGCAGTAGAAGCAGCAGTTTAAGAAGTCAAAACTCATGTAGTAGCACCAGCTCCACCACCATCaccacaagaacaacaagaacttctAATGCTAGAAGAGAAGTTCGTGGTCATCATTTTTACACGCATCATCCAAGTCCCAAACCTCAGTTGAAAGCAAATATTACAAGACAAGGAAGCTTTGGTAATAATCATGGTAGAAAGTCGTCATCAGCATGGGATATTTTCCGTCTAGGTGTGGTTCCTGCACCTGAGATAGGTTTACAAGATATTAAGGTTCGTAGTACCAACAATGTTAATAGCAAAAATTATAGTaacttcaatttcaatttcaacgcTAATGTCGCCACTACCAATAATAGTGTTGAAATGAGTAACAACATTAGCGGAAAGAGCAAGAACGTTTTGAAGCAGTTTATGAACAAAGGTAGTGGTTTATTCAGTGGTTGTAAG carries:
- the LOC107641666 gene encoding uncharacterized protein LOC107641666, giving the protein MATNIWHAKWKQVEENDQDEDEDEELEALSLCDLPVNSIEQEDLPRKPPASQISETREAEFDFCSWGGPVEMCSADEVFFQGQMLPLCVSSKSTTSQRYGQKHEWLFESRSESMDHFSSSEFHSSSSRSSSLRSQNSCSSTSSTTITTRTTRTSNARREVRGHHFYTHHPSPKPQLKANITRQGSFGNNHGRKSSSAWDIFRLGVVPAPEIGLQDIKVRSTNNVNSKNYSNFNFNFNANVATTNNSVEMSNNISGKSKNVLKQFMNKGSGLFSGCKCSSIETVEADIAMIGGHTKKSNETEGTVHAMKEKVVEQKRQNSRVKQGKKGVPRHHQSFEWMKGLLNNTKYHDEEALLSSSS